One Theropithecus gelada isolate Dixy chromosome 3, Tgel_1.0, whole genome shotgun sequence genomic window carries:
- the TMEM140 gene encoding transmembrane protein 140 encodes MARPRPRWGDQPLFMSIIVLTVVVICLMFYALLWKSGDLIDLPNLRIGFYNFCLWNEDAGSLQCHQFPELEALGVPLVGLALARLGVYGSLVLTLFSFQPLLLAWCNGNDREWQLAVGFLAASSMLLAGGLGLFLCYVWKWVRLSLLWPGFLALGSAQALLILLLMATVMFSLRAYSELESC; translated from the coding sequence ATGGCCAGGCCAAGGCCTCGGTGGGGCGACCAGCCGCTGTTCATGAGCATCATTGTCCTCACAGTTGTGGTCATCTGCCTGATGTTCTACGCTCTCCTCTGGAAGTCTGGGGACCTCATTGACCTGCCCAACCTGCGAATAGGCTTCTACAACTTCTGCCTGTGGAATGAGGATGCCGGCAGCCTACAGTGTCACCAGTTCCCTGAGCTGGAGGCCCTGGGGGTGCCTCTGGTTGGCCTGGCCCTGGCCAGGCTTGGCGTGTACGGGTCCCTGGTCCTCACCCTCTTTTCCTTTCAGCCTCTCCTCCTAGCCTGGTGCAATGGTAATGACAGAGAGTGGCAGCTAGCAGTGGGCTTCCTGGCTGCGTCCTCCATGCTGCTGGCCGGCGGCCTGGGCCTCTTCCTCTGCTATGTGTGGAAGTGGGTCAGGCTCTCCCTCCTGTGGCCTGGGTTTCTAGCTCTGGGCAGCGCCCAGGCCTTACTCATCCTCTTGTTAATGGCCACGGTTATGTTCTCTCTAAGGGCTTACAGTGAGCTTGAGAGCTGCTAA
- the CYREN gene encoding cell cycle regulator of non-homologous end joining isoform X3, which translates to MGLRNQRSTPTEDKWTCNSGCDQRTGFTFLIKRPPATRTVYCMNEAEIVDVALGILIESRKKEKACEQPALVGADNPELCPPCSVSPHTSSGSSSEEEDSGKEALAAGLSPSQRPGDSNSACRRSPEEEEEEEEDVLKYVREIFFS; encoded by the exons ATGGGACTGAG GAATCAAAGATCAACTCCCACTGAGGACAAATGGACCTGTAATTCCGGGTGTGACCAGAGAACGGGATTTACCTTTCTGATAAAAAG ACCCCCTGCGACGAGGACTGTGTACTGCATGAATGAGGCCGAGATAGTCGATGTTGCTCTGGGAATCCTGATTGAG AGCCGCAAAAAGGAAAAGGCCTGCGAGCAGCCGGCCCTGGTGGGTGCTGATAACCCAGAGCTCTGCCCTCCCTGCTCCGTGTCGCCTCACACAAGTTCTGGGAGCAGCAGTGAGGAAGAGGACAGTGGGAAAGAGGCACTGGCTGCAGGCCTCAGCCCTTCCCAGAGGCCAGGGGATTCCAACTCTGCCTGCCGCAGGAGccccgaggaggaggaggaggaagaagaggatgtGTTGAAATACGTCCGGGAGATCTTTTTCAGCTAG
- the CYREN gene encoding cell cycle regulator of non-homologous end joining isoform X4, translating to MNEAEIVDVALGILIESRKKEKACEQPALVGADNPELCPPCSVSPHTSSGSSSEEEDSGKEALAAGLSPSQRPGDSNSACRRSPEEEEEEEEDVLKYVREIFFS from the exons ATGAATGAGGCCGAGATAGTCGATGTTGCTCTGGGAATCCTGATTGAG AGCCGCAAAAAGGAAAAGGCCTGCGAGCAGCCGGCCCTGGTGGGTGCTGATAACCCAGAGCTCTGCCCTCCCTGCTCCGTGTCGCCTCACACAAGTTCTGGGAGCAGCAGTGAGGAAGAGGACAGTGGGAAAGAGGCACTGGCTGCAGGCCTCAGCCCTTCCCAGAGGCCAGGGGATTCCAACTCTGCCTGCCGCAGGAGccccgaggaggaggaggaggaagaagaggatgtGTTGAAATACGTCCGGGAGATCTTTTTCAGCTAG
- the CYREN gene encoding cell cycle regulator of non-homologous end joining isoform X1: protein METLQSETKKRVLPSWLTAQVATKNVAPAKAPKRMRMAAVLVAAARPPATRTVYCMNEAEIVDVALGILIESRKKEKACEQPALVGADNPELCPPCSVSPHTSSGSSSEEEDSGKEALAAGLSPSQRPGDSNSACRRSPEEEEEEEEDVLKYVREIFFS from the exons ATGGAAACCTTACAATCCGAGACTAAAAAGAGGGTCCTTCCCTCATGGCTGACAGCCCAGGTGGCTACCAAGAATGTGGCACCAGCGAAGGCCCCCAAGAGGATGAGAATGGCAGCAGTGCTGGTGGCAGCAGCAAG ACCCCCTGCGACGAGGACTGTGTACTGCATGAATGAGGCCGAGATAGTCGATGTTGCTCTGGGAATCCTGATTGAG AGCCGCAAAAAGGAAAAGGCCTGCGAGCAGCCGGCCCTGGTGGGTGCTGATAACCCAGAGCTCTGCCCTCCCTGCTCCGTGTCGCCTCACACAAGTTCTGGGAGCAGCAGTGAGGAAGAGGACAGTGGGAAAGAGGCACTGGCTGCAGGCCTCAGCCCTTCCCAGAGGCCAGGGGATTCCAACTCTGCCTGCCGCAGGAGccccgaggaggaggaggaggaagaagaggatgtGTTGAAATACGTCCGGGAGATCTTTTTCAGCTAG
- the CYREN gene encoding cell cycle regulator of non-homologous end joining isoform X2 produces METLQSETKKRVLPSWLTAQVATKNVAPAKAPKRMRMAAVLVAAARCDNPGQMTPANLSRKKEKACEQPALVGADNPELCPPCSVSPHTSSGSSSEEEDSGKEALAAGLSPSQRPGDSNSACRRSPEEEEEEEEDVLKYVREIFFS; encoded by the exons ATGGAAACCTTACAATCCGAGACTAAAAAGAGGGTCCTTCCCTCATGGCTGACAGCCCAGGTGGCTACCAAGAATGTGGCACCAGCGAAGGCCCCCAAGAGGATGAGAATGGCAGCAGTGCTGGTGGCAGCAGCAAGGTGCGACAACCCTGGTCAGATGACTCCTGCGAATCTG AGCCGCAAAAAGGAAAAGGCCTGCGAGCAGCCGGCCCTGGTGGGTGCTGATAACCCAGAGCTCTGCCCTCCCTGCTCCGTGTCGCCTCACACAAGTTCTGGGAGCAGCAGTGAGGAAGAGGACAGTGGGAAAGAGGCACTGGCTGCAGGCCTCAGCCCTTCCCAGAGGCCAGGGGATTCCAACTCTGCCTGCCGCAGGAGccccgaggaggaggaggaggaagaagaggatgtGTTGAAATACGTCCGGGAGATCTTTTTCAGCTAG